One genomic window of Polaromonas sp. SP1 includes the following:
- a CDS encoding sigma 54-interacting transcriptional regulator → MTVKANYSNIRLFVAEGNANFFDRVARCLRPLGTVVSRADTVPLGDIVPGDQSLALVSVSVLAHNPGWYAHNDMPVIWVGTERRDGPTLDPMGGTSLLPPDFTDVELRTMVTSVVGELAPLSLPPLANGATVVARSMSMISLLDEVMAFANSDQNVLIRGETGVGKELIAELLHRGNKHYSHGQFVPVNCGAIPDGLFESLFFGHVKGAFTGAVQMHKGYLEQANDGTLFLDEIGDLPLFQQVKLLRVLESGVMTRVGSETPIQLDFRLVAATNRNLRELVQADRFRSDFYYRLAVIELEVPNLEQRGAADKIAIFKMVLARMMTPGQEGRANDIPGWLVDSVSSLQFPGNIRQLRNLAERIGVIVRQTNQWDEKLINRALEMVVDTGTEVAPVVAARRSADASERARILSELDRNDWHREKTAQELGMSRKSLWEKMRKLGIMG, encoded by the coding sequence ATGACCGTCAAGGCCAACTACTCCAACATCAGGCTATTTGTTGCGGAGGGCAACGCCAATTTTTTTGATCGGGTCGCCCGTTGCCTCCGCCCCCTGGGCACCGTCGTCAGCCGGGCGGACACCGTGCCCCTTGGCGATATCGTTCCTGGAGACCAGTCCCTGGCGCTGGTCAGCGTGAGCGTATTGGCCCATAACCCGGGCTGGTATGCGCACAACGACATGCCCGTGATATGGGTTGGAACCGAGCGGCGCGACGGGCCCACGCTTGACCCGATGGGCGGCACCAGCCTGCTGCCGCCCGACTTCACGGATGTCGAGTTGCGAACCATGGTGACGAGCGTGGTCGGTGAACTGGCTCCCTTAAGCCTGCCCCCTTTGGCCAACGGCGCGACCGTGGTGGCGCGCTCCATGTCCATGATCTCGCTGCTCGATGAAGTCATGGCGTTTGCCAACAGCGACCAGAACGTGCTGATCCGCGGCGAGACCGGAGTCGGCAAGGAACTCATCGCTGAGCTATTGCACCGCGGCAACAAACACTATTCCCATGGGCAGTTTGTGCCCGTCAATTGCGGCGCCATTCCCGACGGGCTTTTTGAGTCGCTTTTCTTCGGCCATGTGAAAGGCGCTTTCACCGGTGCCGTGCAAATGCACAAGGGCTACCTCGAGCAAGCCAACGACGGCACGCTCTTCCTCGACGAGATAGGCGACTTGCCGCTGTTCCAGCAGGTCAAGCTGCTCCGTGTGCTTGAGTCGGGTGTCATGACGCGTGTGGGCTCTGAAACGCCCATCCAGCTCGACTTCAGGCTGGTGGCGGCCACCAACCGGAACCTGCGCGAGCTGGTGCAGGCGGACCGCTTCCGCTCCGACTTTTACTACCGGCTTGCCGTGATTGAACTCGAGGTGCCCAATCTTGAGCAGCGCGGCGCCGCCGACAAGATCGCCATCTTCAAGATGGTCCTGGCCCGCATGATGACGCCCGGCCAGGAGGGCCGCGCCAACGATATTCCGGGTTGGCTGGTCGACAGTGTTTCCAGCCTCCAGTTCCCCGGCAACATCCGCCAGTTACGCAACCTGGCAGAACGCATCGGCGTGATCGTGCGGCAAACCAATCAATGGGACGAAAAGCTCATCAACCGCGCGCTTGAGATGGTGGTGGACACCGGCACTGAGGTGGCCCCCGTCGTGGCGGCGCGGCGCAGCGCTGACGCCAGCGAGCGTGCGCGCATCCTCAGCGAGCTGGACCGCAACGACTGGCACCGCGAGAAAACCGCGCAGGAGCTGGGCATGAGCCGCAAGTCGCTGTGGGAGAAGATGCGCAAGCTTGGGATCATGGGCTGA